Genomic DNA from Hypomesus transpacificus isolate Combined female chromosome 19, fHypTra1, whole genome shotgun sequence:
GAGTGTGATATAACAAACCGCAAGTAAACtgtagagattgtgtgtgtgtgtgtatgtactgtacatctgATTGGTATCATGTGAATCTGATAGTGTGTGactatgtgtgtgactgtgtgtgtctgtgtgtgtctgtgtgtgactgtgtctgtgtgtgtgactgtgtgtgtgtgtgtgcgtgtgtgcgtgtgtgtgtgtgagagcagactCACAGAGCACACTGGTCCTGACTCTTGCAGACTTCTTCACAGGTCTGTCCtccaggtccaggtccaggCTGGCCTCACACCACACCTCCGAGCCATCGTCCTCCTCCCTGGCTGTCACGGTCAGAGGGAAGGCTGCACTCTGGGGCTTGAGCCCTGTGGTTTCATTAGGCACCTGGGTGTCCAGCAGGGTGTCTCCTCTGTAGAACCGTACCTTGAGATCCTGGATGGGAGCAACCTTCTCTATAGAGCAGTTAAATGTGTACTCTCTACCCTCAACCatgtctccttccatctctgctAGCAGCTGGATGTTGTCTGGAGgctctgtggacacacacacacatacgctacACATCGTCTAACTAACAAATCTATGAAAGATGACACTATACTCACTAAAACCCAagattgagagtgtgtgtgtgtgtgtgtgtgtgaactcacgGTAAACAGTAACGTTCAGCCGTGTGTTACACTGGACATCCTCGTTCTTCACAAGGAAGTTGCTGTAACACTGAGGTGCCATGTCCCACTGGTCAACCTTGTCCACCTTCCAGGTTCTGTTTCTAGGCCCAGAGATCAGCGTGTGGCCCGTAGAAGCCTCCCAGCTGAACAGGTCTGGGTCTACGGCATCCTGGGTGATGGTGCAGAGGGCCGAGGCTGGGTCTTCGTACCTCACCACCAGCCTGGAGGGGCTGATCTGCAGCAGGTCTGCACAGGCTGGATCTGGGGGGGattctgaggggggagggagagcagggacatggaggaggagcagggacatggaggaggagcagggacatggaggaggagcagggacatggagggagagcatggacatggagggggagcagggacatggagggggagcagggacatggagggggagcagggacatggagggggagcagggacatggaggaggagcagggacatggagggggagcagggacatggaggaggagcagggacatggaggaggagcagggacatggagaAGTGAGAGATTGAGAAGGGTTTGGGGTGTAGGAgagtgatgaagaggagagagtgaaaagagggagtgagagggagtgaaAAGCGGGTGGGGGAATGAGGTATAGAAGAGCTTGAGggctcaggtggctgagcggttagggaaacgGGCTGGTAATCAAAAGGTCGCCGGtacgattcccggctgtgcaaaaatgaggttgtgtccttgggcaaggcacttcaccctacttgcctcagggaaatgtccctgtacttactgtaagtcagatcgtctgctaaatgactaaatgtaaatggaattGTAAGGAGGTGGGGCATGTTAGGCAGTTAGGAACCCAGCTTAGACGTGTCCCAATATGACTATATGACCCCTCCATCATGATCCCTGCCCCTGCACTGCATCATGAGCCATAAGGCTACACAACCTTTCATGAAAACAATACCCGTGTCTCTGCTCGTACACTTCTAGACCGAAACCTGCAAGTCTGACTCCCAACATTGTTGCTGATCAGCTCGGTTATAATCAGTATGGAAACGCACGCACGCCTCTTCCGGTATGGTTCTTTGCTTCCCATCATCTCGTCAAAGACATTTCTAACCTTTACATTTCCGATTGCCTAAAGTGTGCCAATAAGTGTGTTAAAATCTGAAATAGAATCTAATATTCCCCGTGGTTTTAAATGAATTAAACTGAGCTTCAGTGCATCGACCAGAGTGACGATCAAAGCCGCTTACTAAGTTACCGTATAGCCAACAGAATACATCTGGGTAGTCTAGCCTTTAGTAGGAAATTGGACTTACCGTTTAGGGCAAAACATTGAAACACTGACAATGAAAGAAGGACGAAAATTCCACAGAGATTGGAGGCAGACATGTTCTACTAAAGATAACGGAGACCTGCGGTCGAGCTGGTCCTGGTGCGGGGCGGTGTCAAGAATGCGCTCAGATGGCGCGGTGGTTCAGTTACCGTTAAGTGAAAGTCAAACTATCAAGTCAGAAATAGGCTACCAAAATCTACAAGCGCGTCACTCtcacagtacgtgtgtgtgtgtgtgtgtgtgtgtacgcgtcgACACGTGTCGCTTATTTGTAATTTCCAGTAATACCCTCCACTTTTCTTCGTCTATCTAATAATATCTCTCCATGTAAATATCTGTCATACCGTCTCtatgtttctcccccccccccccccacacactctctctcccaccactTCTATCTCtgcctgtcagtgtgtgttcgtgtgtgacAGTCAAGTGGGTGTCAGTTTAGGGAAGAGAATCTGTAGAGcaggaaaccacacacacacacacacgcacaacaggGATGTTTGTCAGTGTCAGTTTCCTTAAAACAcgtttcccttttctctctccttgtgtccccctctccctttgctcttcctctctctttaccctctgttcttctctctctttcatcattCTTCCttttcgctctctttctcactatATACCCCTTCTAACtgcaccctctccacctcttcctccctctccctccctccctcaccacctcttcctccctctctctctctctcccccctccccccctctccaccccccccccccccacacactcagaTTGTTCtatcagaggaagagagggattcCTTATCTCAGTTGAAATATTCTAGATATTTCCACCGCAGAACACCCTGCAAGTGTGGCGTTACGGAAGCACACGTAGgctacacatgcatacacacataaaacacacactgacacaaacacacagaagaacACTATGTGTCAATTAATTAATATGTAAAAATATACATCTTGCATATTTGTTATTTATAAATGTATACAGATAAGCCAACCCATCGCTCCATGCGTTTCCTGACAGATTCAAATGAACAAAATGAGTCATTCTTATCGGCAAATTAATCAAAAACAAGTCTTTTGGGGTCAGTGTGGGACTTAGTGTGATGTGACTTAGCGGAAAATTCAGCATTGTCGCAAAACCAGAGTTTTAACTCCCCCTGGTGGGGAACCAGAGAAACTACAGAACTGCAGGCTAAACTCCGGGTGTGCTTAGAcatcattttctctctcccgccctcatctcctccctccctctttctcactctctacctctccacccTTTTTTCGGGAAAAAAGTGTCCTAAGGttggaaaaatatttttgaaaaagttagcatcattgatgaggactctactatgCTGATATGCTTTAGGTtctaggcttctctgttctcctctcccctctcctctcattgttAGTTCAGGCAAAGTAGCGTTTTACGACAGACTAAttgtaaaatactttttttgcaGCTTAGATTATTTATATGAGGTGTCCAGAACAACATACTAAAAGTCCTAAGAAATCCTAGTTGAGGAAATATGTTAAATTCTCATCAAACCGAGATGTGTGCCAATAAGGCCAGGCAACATAACACATTAACACCCCAATGGGGCTATTTTTTTCCTTTACTCCTATAAAAATAAAACTTTACACAATTAAACTACCCATGAAAAGTAACATTAGTGTAAGgcccagacgggccgctgcgttctgaatccctCTCCAGAGCATTCAGAACgtagcagcccgcctggtcttctctctacccagatgctcccatgttaccccgctcctcatctcgctccactggcttcccatcacggcccgtatcagattcaagaccctgatactgaccttccgagcggtgaacgggactgcacccgactacatcaagtctctcctccagccttacacccccacccgccacctacggtcttcttctgacaaccgtctggtggtcccaccgctgaagagcgcccggtcccaacacaagctcttctcctgtctggccccccagtggtcccAACACaaactcttctcctgtctggccccccaatggtggaatcaactccccaactccatcagggacactgactgtctccaggatcacaatgactcttattgagagacttgttgctcttgttggttagttgtaactgacttaaaacgtttgtaCTTGGGGTATAATATATTTGAGttgcttttttccacaggtacacccttgcactgttgaggttcatgttgtttaactgtTTAACTGTAACTTGTTGAACTACATGATCTTGTGGTTcttccagggagggagggagggagggagggagggagggagggagggagggagggagggagggagagaggggggggggggggggagggagggggggggggggggaggggagggggggagggagggagggagggagggagggaagggagtcATCAgcatgaaatgtgtgtgtgtttggtacgTAAAcgtggtgaatgtgtgtgtgtcaagggtgTATGTCTGCATAGGGTCCAtagggcagtggttcccaaccctggtcctcagggaccccctgtcctgcatgttttagatgtttacctgctcaacacacctgattcaaatgaatgggtcgttatctagctctgcagaagcctgttaacgacttatcattagaatcaggtgtgttggagcagggaaacatctaaaacatgcaggacagggcgtcccgaggaccagggttgggaaccactgccatAGGGACTAGTCACGACCAAAGTTTGGGAAAGACAGAATCGTCCCTACCAATATTTTGTAAGTTTtagcaaaaaatattttgcacaatatatttgcaaaactcatTCTATTATTATCTTTACTATGTTCGTCGCTCAGAAAAGAATTTAATATCCAAGTTAACCAATGCACCCTCCAGCCTGCAAGacaagatgatgtcatcaagatgatgtcattgaagttaattggctgaagtggcagGCAGAAACACTTTGTGAATCCTGACGAGCAGAGAGCTGGCAGTACACCAGAaaataataaagcctcatattagtatttcatttggtctcagcattgatattttttACCCTTTTGTGCTTTATAGATAGGAAAATGTAACCCAAAAGAAGAGAGATATCAGAAGTtttttcaccacccagagagtaAGTAGCTATCAAGAAGGCCGTTGTTAGTTAGCTGGTGCAAACCTGCTAGCCTTACGTTGCCAACcattctacaatggaaacatgttttgaaagaTGTTAGTGTACTCTGTAAAAAGGTGCTATAAATTGGGATGCCCAAATGTATGCATCACATATGATTTCATTGCTCAGAAGTCCAGTACAGATGATGTAAGCCTAGTACAGCTCTATAAAACCTGAAACAATTACCtacatataaaaaaataatttctgAACAAACaagtgtccctaccaaagctgagaccaaacctacgcccttggtgTGTGTGCCTACTGTAGCGGTAGAGTTGACTGCATGATAATCTGAATGGCAAACACCAGGACAGCGAGTTCAGTTTTTTTGTCTTCCAGTCTCCCACAGACAACTGCCAGAGCTAAAGAATGTTTTCGTCTCTCCAtcgtttgactgtttgaccattgtaactagggatgggcgaacgatgccttgtgaagctttggtggtttcttccggattgtgccggcccaaagagccgaactatcggcgcattgaaaatgaacagcgtcatctagcagccgctaaaactggctgaatgaggcgtagtggttgtctccgacggtagactaccctacgttattcaatatttaattaaggctacatgtgttcattttgatctgatattagttctcacacattaaaatgttgtgatacatccgtaggcctttagaattatgtcattttctcacagtaaaagttaaagaacgtcgtacgagggtccctgcattggggcgcgaactcaggattccagattcgcattaacaaaaTGTTAGcgtacaatgctttaaccaactacaccaccgaaggaatcattactttttgttgcgggtggacggactttatacgatatggtctttatatcaattaaactagataacaccgattttttctaaacatttgtgatatgtaggtctattgtgaactgggggaactttatttttacaaattattattactgttgacaatgttgacgaatcatcaacatttgttttctgggcactgtatagacctacctagtcctatcatgttacgtttcatttcaataaaataacacaacacaaatgcacggatttataattattactatacggatttggctaaataataatgactgatggaagaaactctagcgatgcctggtgctgcttctctgacaatgtgagatttgtctttaacaagaagcggtggcttcgttccttccatggctctggttcagaagagcggcaaaacttcgaaccagttcgtgacgtttgaagcattgaacgtcatctgtcacgtggtttcgtaatttgatacaagctccaaaacactttttcgaaactgtgcgtattggttttgcgacacaagcatcgatgcgtcagtgccatacgtcccatccctaattGTAACACAAGCTCAAAACGGTGTTTAACAGCAGCTAAATGTATTAAATCGATTTAAATTCGGCAGCGTTGTCTCGGTTTTAGGGCTGAACGATTAATTGCATTTGCGATTATATCCCAATGTGACAAAACCAGATTTTGTAATCGCAAGGGCTGCGATTTCACTTTGGTGCACGTTACACTTTACCTTGACCTGTACGATGGCCTCAGGCTCCACAGAACCTGACGCTACAGACACTTTGCCAATTTTGCCTTTAAAAAATATGCTGCGCAGTGTCAAGTATTGTGCAAAACCTGCCTGGCTAACGTTGCTACCTCACGGGGCAACACCACCAACCTAATTCAGCCCTAAAAAAACACCACAAAGCCATATACGATAAAGCCTAAAATGCTGAACACCAGTGTGTCAAATAAGCCAAATGACACCCGACAAGATCTAAATGTTTCAAAGCCTAACTCCATATTCATGTACGAAATGGCTCAAGCAGTAACGACGTTCATCACGAAAGATATGATGCCCCTCGgtgatacacatacagtaggatCACTATGACTGTCAGTGCCATACTGTTTCTGTTAGGCTACTGACTGGATCAGAAATGTTCAGACAGTgtttcttttccttttaagatttaacctttagatgcgtgagttctaaatgtTTCTGACGGTCCCCACAGCACAAGTTTTTTTCCTCCAAAACGGTAGCTAGGTAGTTACCATAGCTCTCTAGTTAAGAAAGTGCAACGCACATGTTATTGGCCTACGTTCAGCTTTGATTCACCAAAATATTTTCGAAGAGGTACAGGAGGGTATGTTTTCCTTAATGTTTCTAAACTGTGTGTTATGTTGCTGACTGGAGATCAGTAATATCTATAACTGTATATGTCATACTATACAGTTATTCGCCCGTCTCTGTTGAATATTACggaacataaaacatttaaaaaataatcgCAAAAATAACCACAAATGCAAAATCGGTAAAAAATAATCGCAATTATAATTTGTTCCCAAATCGTTCAGCCCTACTCGGTTTTCTACTTTTGACTCTAGAGGGGGCAAGACACACGACAGACGACCTTCCCTCACAATAGTTTTTATTAACGGTGGAAAAACATAGCACATCAAATGtctacccactcacacacacaaaaccgtTGATTATAACTCAGTCACAGTATGCTGAGCGTCAGTGATTTACTTATGTAGATAAAACTTGTGTGACTCAaggctgtaatcataatatatattgggggACACACATCcccaggcaaccacgcacgctgtccaaaattatcataaaaaatgtaattcatCCCCCCCAATCAGTGGTGTAGTGGTAAAAATTGAGGTGGGTAAACTATgaattttattatttatttatttacagggtCGTCAAGCCGGCGGGAGGTGCGTAAACGGCGTTTACGTGCGTTTAGCCCCCACTACATCCCTGCCCCATGTTGTCTCCATGGCTACGGACTTGGTATGACCTATGATAACTGTGGATGCTTCGGTGTTGAAACGAAAAGTAggtcttttttttacatcacaTATTCAGAATACTGTTAACCTTTTAGTCTGGAAACCTTTTTAGAAACGCTCAAAAATGTTACTTTGCTATCAAGTTATCTTTCTGTCATGGTTAAGCTAGTACTATGGTTCGTAAATGGCAGTCTTGAAAACCTTTTTTAGAAGATTTGTCACTTTTCATGTTCAGATCTATAATGCAAAGACATTTGACATTACATGACTGAAAGTCAATTTGTCTCACATTGAAACAGTCACTCATATTCCTGTGACATTCCTTTTGCCACCATAGAAACATAACCATGTGAATGTGCTGTTCCTGTACTCAGTCCTCAGAAGGTCTACATTCACATTCAAGCACACcttaaacacatgttggacaTCTTTAGCAACACgacagaaacaaacaacataGCAACAAGAACGTTTGTGGAGGCACATCTGTAGGTTTACAACACCTCAAATACTGTATCTTGTCCAGTGTCTTGCCTAAATATCTTTAGCCATTGATTTATTTACACTATATTTTGTTAATTTACACCAGCATTTACCATCATCACCAGTAGGTTTGTCTATGGACTGTCCTAAGACCCGCCCTACAAAAGAGATTGGCTAAAACAACCAAAATGTTTTCCAGTAAACCTCCCTAAGCCCCGCCCTACAAAAGAGACCCATTGGACAGGGCCACATGATTGCTGGCGCCCTTCAGTGATTGGAAGATGTTCCTTAAGTCGTAGCCTCCGGTCCTGGTCTGATTGTAGTGGGCCTTGAATATGAGACATCCAATTACTATGACAACCAATATCACCGCCCCCACTAGCGCTGCTATGATGGGGAGCCAGTCCACtgtggaaaggagagaagagggagagcacaaggagaggaggagagagaggacgaggagaggagagagaggggagaggggagggaagaggagaggaggagaggagagggagaggagaggaggagagaggggacaggggaggggagagaaggagagaggggagagggagaggagaggaggagagaggggacaggggaggggagagaaggagagagagaggacgaggagaggagagagagaggggagaggagagggggagaggagaggagagagagagaggacgaggagaggagagaggggggagaggagagggggagagggggagaggagagagaggtgggaggggagaggaggagagagaggacgaggagagagagaggacgaggagaggagagagaggtgggaggggagagggcagaggagagggggacaggagaggagagggggagaggagaggaaatacaGTATTATTTCTCAAAGCATTTGGAACTATTTTCAAGTGAATGCTACGTTAATACAATTTCAATCTATTTGTTTTCCAGCTACATTCAAACACTTGAATGCAGCTGGAATTTTTGttattaaataataaaaatgaattaatttaatttattgATTTAAAGTTAAATACTCTAcccctgagctatacccataACTACCATCAGATCTCTTGCCTTTTATTTATTCAACCTTCATATTATAGTCCTTATATTATAGATATTTTACTGTCACTGTACGATATTTGACCATTGAGCCATACTCATCCTcctcacctttgacctccacCAGGTACGTTATGGCATCAGTCCCTTGGCTGTTCTGGACAGTACACGTgtaatttcctgtgtgctttacgtgagggaggatgaggaccGATGTATTGAGGGTGTGGCCGAGACCTTGGGGGATTGTCCAGGAGTAGGAGGGGGCGGGCTTAGCTCGCGCTGTGCAGTTTAGTTCCAGAGTGTCTCCTTCAGTGATGCTGACTGGCTGTTTTGAATCTAGATGCGTCTGTATTCTGGGGCGGTCtggaggggaagaagaggagagagggaggggtgagaggaggagagagggaggggtgagaggaggaggagaaaggggtgagagagggagggaagggtgagaggaggaggaggagaaaggggtgagaggaggaggaaaggtagagtgagaggaggaggagagatgagaggatgaggagagaggggtgagagggggaggagagagaaggaggtaaGAGGAgtgataggaggagagaggggtgagagggggaggagagagaaggaggtaagaggactgagaggaggaggagagaggggtgaggatggTAGTGGAGAAAACACtgtagagattgtgtgtgtgtgatcttttgtatgtactgtacatctgattgtgtgcatgttaatctgatagtgtgtgtgtgtgtgtgtgtgagagcagactCACAGAGCACACTGGTCCTGACTCTTGCAGACTTCTTCACAGGCCTGTCCtccaggtccaggtccaggCTGGCCTCACACCACACCTCCGAGCCAtcgtcctcctccctggccGTCACGGTCAGAGGGAAGGCTGCACTCTGGGGCTTGAGCCCTGTGGTTTCATTAGGCACCTGGGTGTCCAGCAGGGTGTCTCCTCTGTAGAACCGTACCTTGAGATCCTGGATGGGAGCAACCTTCTCTATAGAGCAGTTAAATGTGTACTCTCTACCCTCAACCatgtctccttccatctctgctAGCAGCTGGATGCTGTCTGGAGgctctgtggacacacacacacacacgcgctacACATCGTCTAACTAACAAATCTATGAAAGATGACACTACACTCACTAAGACCCAagattgagagtgtgtgtgtgtgtgaactcacgGTAAACAGTCATTTTCAGCTGTGTGTTACACTGGACATCCTCATTCTTCACAAGGAAGTTGCTGTAACACTGAGGTGCCATGTCCCACTGGTCAACCTTGTCCACCTTCCAGGTTCTGTTTCTAGGCCCAGAGATCAGCGTGTGGCCCGTAGAAGCCTCCCAGCTGAACAGGTCTGGGTCTACGGCATCCTGGGTGATGGTGCAGAGGGCCGAGGCTGGGTCTTCGTACCTCACCACCAGCCTGGAGGGGCTGATCTGCAGCAGGTCTGCACAGGCTGGATCTGGGggcagggacatggaggaggagcagggacatggaggaggagcagggacatggaggaggagggggagcagggacatggaggaggagcagggacatggaggaggagcagggacatggagggagagcagggacatggaggaggagggggagcagggacatggagggagagcagggacatggagggggagcagggacatggaggg
This window encodes:
- the LOC124481438 gene encoding uncharacterized protein LOC124481438 translates to MSASNLCGIFVLLSFSVFQCFALNDPACADLLQISPSRLVVRYEDPASALCTITQDAVDPDLFSWEASTGHTLISGPRNRTWKVDKVDQWDMAPQCYSNFLVKNEDVQCNTQLKMTVYQPPDSIQLLAEMEGDMVEGREYTFNCSIEKVAPIQDLKVRFYRGDTLLDTQVPNETTGLKPQSAAFPLTVTAREEDDGSEVWCEASLDLDLEDRPVKKSARVRTSVLYRPRIQTHLDSKQPVSITEGDTLELNCTARAKPAPSYSWTIPQGLGHTLNTSVLILPHVKHTGNYTCTVQNSQGTDAITYLVEVKVDWLPIIAALVGAVILVVIVIGCLIFKAHYNQTRTGGYDLRNIFQSLKGASNHVALSNGSLL
- the LOC124481440 gene encoding uncharacterized protein LOC124481440, with the translated sequence MSASNLCGIFVLLSLSVFQCFALNESPPDPACADLLQISPSRLVVRYEDPASALCTITQDAVDPDLFSWEASTGHTLISGPRNRTWKVDKVDQWDMAPQCYSNFLVKNEDVQCNTRLNVTVYQPPDNIQLLAEMEGDMVEGREYTFNCSIEKVAPIQDLKVRFYRGDTLLDTQVPNETTGLKPQSAAFPLTVTAREEDDGSEVWCEASLDLDLEDRPVKKSARVRTSVLYRPRIQTHLDS